Part of the Sulfuricurvum kujiense DSM 16994 genome, GTTTGAACCGCTTCTTCCATTACGAACGGTTCATGATCGTCTTTTAAATCGAAAGTGTAAATGTCATCGTCTCGGGCAGATTCCGCGGATATTTCTTGATCAAGAACGGCTTCTGAAGGAAACGAAATATCGTCAAAATCTTCATCCGCCGAAGAGGCCGGAGTGCGTTCTTCTTCCGGTACCGCAAACGCATCATTTTTGAAATCAAATGCATAAATATCATCATCAGGCGGGCTGGACGGCTCGTCTTCTGAAAAGTCAAACGCTTTCTCAGGAGGGAGAAGGAACTCCTCATCGTTAGCCGTTTCATCGGTTGCCGCTGCGGGACTCTCTTTCCCTTCCAATTTTGAAATAATGCTGTAAAAATATTTGAGGTTGGCCTCAATTTCGACCGGATCGTTCGATGTATTGATATTGCTGAGTGTTTCAAAAGCGTCTTCGATACGGAGATTTGCCGCTACCCCTTTGAGTTTATGGGACAGTATTTTTAGATTGTTCATGTCCCCTTTCAGAACCACTTCGAAAAGTTCTTCTTTAAACTCATGGGCTTGTTGGATAAAGTCGCCGATAAACTCTTGGATCAAATCGACAGGCAAACCGAGCTCTTGAGCGGCAACATTCGGATCAAAGCGGTATGATTTGTCAACCTTTAAGGCATCAATAAACTCTTTTTCCGCCTTGCTAAAACTGACGGCTTCAGATATTTGATGCGGAACTTCCTGTTCGGCTTTAATATCAGACTTGTCAGAGAAGGTCGATTCCGGAATCACATATTTTGTTTCCAAATCTTCATCGTCATGCTGAAGCGATAGTTTTGTAAATAAATCTTCAATCGGTTCTTCTTCGACTTCCTGTTCGCTGTATGAAGGAACATCGAGAACTCCCGGCTCACTGAGCGGGGTCGGGGTGATATGATCGTAATTCGGTAAGACGGAAGGTGCCGTCTCAGCAGGAATAGGAGTTTCAAAAACCGGAGGTCTACTATCCGATTTTGCTTTTGGAGGAATGCTGTGAGGCTTGATTTCATCTCCGCTGAGCGATTGAATATGGAGCATATCGATGATATAGCCGGAAGCAGAGGGATCGTCACATAAAAAAAGGTCATTTACCTGCAAAGTACACGAAAAGGTGCGACCGTTACCATGAACAATGGCTGAGCGTGCATCGGAGTCGGCATGAAGCAAAAAATCTATCCATCCGAAACTTTTAAAATTGTGAATATATCCGGGTTCTTTGGAAAATAGGTCTGCTACGTCATCGCATACCTTTAGCAAATCTTCCAATGTTGCATAATTTAAGAGTTTGAGTCCCTCTGCATCGATTCCGATAAATTCCTGTTTATGGTTATAAAATAGCACTCATCCCCCTTATTGCTCTTGCTCAATCATTTTTTGGTAGAGTGCCGCGGTCTCTTCAATATTTTTGCGTGACGCCGGTTTGCGTGCCGCCATATATCCTTTAACTTTTCCGTTTTCATCGTAAATGGGAGTCACTTCAGTATCTACCCAATAGTATCGCCCGTCTTTGCGGAGATTTTTGACCAAACCGTGCCATAGAGCTCCCGATTGAATCGTTTGCCACATTTGAGCGAATGCTGCTTTGGGCATGTCGGGGTGGCGTATGATATTGTGAGGTTCACCTATCAGTTCATTGACGGTATAGCCTGAAATTTCACAGAATTTTCGATTGGCAAATGTTATGACCCCTTTAAGATCCGTTTCACTGACAATTGCGCGTCCATCGAATAAGTACTCTTCATCCACTGGAGTAGGTTTTTGCATCATGTGACCCTTTTGCTAAAAAACTGTTGAAAACATAATCTGTGGAATATGGCATAAACTCCATAAAAGATTACTTAGATATGTTACCTCTGTAATATTTTTGGATATTTTCGGCATCTTTTGCGCCGATAAGCTCGGAAAGGGTTTTAAAATCACTTTTTGCAATGGCGTCAAATGTTCCGAAATAATCAAGAAGCCGATGAATTTTCGGTGTGCTGATACCGTGAATCGCTAAAAGTTTTGAGGTTTGATCGATTTTGAGCTTTGTTTTTTTGTGAAAGGTAATGGCACTTCGGTGGGCTTCGTCACGGAGCATTTGGATAAATTGAAGACGTTTGTCCGAGCTTTCGAGACGCAAAGGCTCTTCTGCAAAATGGAGTATATCGCGGGCGGAACCTTTGGCCCGATGAGCTTTGGCATCGATTTTTTCTTTACTGATGGCGATAACGTCGAGATGGATACCGTGCGAACCGAGCAGATCGGTCGCGAGGGATCTCAATGTCGCTCCTCCGTCCAGCACCCACAAATCGGGCGGCGGATTTTTCTCAAAGGCTTCGATGCGGCGTGTGAGCATCTCTCTCATTTGCCCGTATTCATCTCGCTCATGAAGATGATAGGTACGGTAAGCTTTTTTGTCAAAACGGCCGTTCTCATAGACGATCATAGCGCCTACGGTGGCTGAACCGCCGTGGTGGGAATTGTCAAACACCTCAATCCGTCTCGGGAGAGAGTCAAGGGCTAGCAGCTCTTGGATAGAGTGAAGGAGATGTTCATTCGTAGGCTGCGGTGTACGCAGCAGTTCTTTGGCATTGGTGAGGGCTAAATCGATCAGCTCTTTTTTGGCTCCGCGCTGAGGCGTTTCAATTTTGGCTTTCTTGCCGAAAAGTTCTGTGAGATGTTCCTGCACCCAATCGTTCGATTCAAACGGGTGTGCTGTCAATATGGGGGCAATGATCGGAGGTTTTTCATTTCCGTAAAATCCGATCAAGGTTCGCTCATATGCTTCATCAATCGAGAAATAAGGGGTGATCGGGATAAAGTCGTGGGTTGAAGACGCTACTTTGCCCTCACGGATAAAAAGGCGGAGTATGCAGGCACGTACTTCGTTCAGCGCAATGGCGAATACATCGTAATTTTCTGTGGATGCCAGATCGATTTGAGACGTTAGTTCGCTTTTGGTAATTCGATCAATCCGGTCCCGTAAGACGAGTGCTTCTTCAAAGCGGAGCGATTCGGCATAAAATTCCATTTTTGCTTCGAGCTGCTTAATCAGTTTACGTTTATTTTGGATCCATTCGATCCCCTGAGTCACCATTGGCAGATAGGTTTCATGAGGGATTGGAAACTCGCATGGGGCAAGACATTGTTCCATTTGGTAAAAAAGGCACCCTTTTTTCCCTTTTAGGCAACTTTTTTTCTGAACCAGTTTGAGCAGTTCGTAAAGCGAGTCGAGAATATCACGCGCCCCCACCGAAAAAGGGCCGAAATAGCGGATCGATTTCCCTTTGATTATTTTGCGGGTGAGTTCGAAACGGGGATATGTCTCATCCATATCGACGTAGAGATAAGGGTAGGTTTTATCATCGCGCAGCAAAATATTGTATTTGGGTTTGAGCTGTTTAATAAGAGAATTTTCTAATATGAGGGCATCGTGCTCGTTTTCGACAATAATATAGTGCAGCCCTACTGTCTCGGAGAGCATTTTTTGAATGCGTAAAGAGAGGGTCGCTTTCGGGCTGAGTGAAGGGGTAAGATTGAAATAACTTTTGACCCGCTTGGAGAGGTTTTTGGCTTTTCCGATATAGAGAATCCTCCCTTTCTCATCCAAATATTGATAGATCCCCGCTTGATGCGGGAGACCCCGAATTTGCTCTATCATCGGTAAACTCTTAATGAATAATTTATGGTAGCTATTATAACATCCGTCATTAAAGAAAAAGGGGGAAGAATGTCAAAAATGTATCTGTTTAGCGTCATTGTTGCCGTAATACTATTTTTGAACGGATGCGGTTATAAAGCTCCTCCTTATTATGAGAAACAAACCGCGGCAAAGGAATCGACCGTTGCGTTATGATGTCGTGATTATCGGTTCGGGGGTTGCCGGCTTGTATGCGGCGATCGCATTGCCGAAAAATTTAAAAGTATTAATCATCAATAAATCGAACCCGTGGGAGTGCAATACCTATTATGCACAAGGCGGCGTAACGACGGCCTACAATGATCAGGATATCCCCTCTCACGTACAAGATACCCTGGATGCGGGGGCAGGAATGTGCAACGCAACCGCTGTACAGTTCATGAGCGAAAGCTCGCAGGGAGTAATCCGTGATCTGATTGAGCGCGGGTTTGAGTTTGATAAAGACGATGAGGGACATTTGCTCTATACGAAAGAGGCAGCCCATTCGCGCAGCCGGATCCTTCATGCCGGAGGGGATGCGACGGGTAGACACCTTCATTTCTTTTTGCTCAACCAAAATTCCCACCCGATGCTCAGTGATGCGACGGTTGTTGATTTGCTGATTGAGAACAACCAATGTTGCGGTGTGGAAGTGTTTAGCGAGGGGAAACGCAAAACGATTCTCTCAGATAATGTCATTATTGCCAGCGGCGGAGTGGGATCGCTGTATGAATTTCACACGAATGCCTCTACGATCAGTGGGGACCTTCACGGCATCTGTATCGAAAAAGGGATTGAACTCGAATCGATGGAGATGATGCAGTTTCATCCCACCGTATTTGTCGCCAATGACTGGGCGCGTAAACAGCTCCTATCCGAAGCGCTCAGAGGTGAGGGAGCGCATGTCGTTGATGAAAACGGCTATCGCTTTTTATTCGAATACGATCCTCGCGGAGAGTTGGCACCCCGTGATATCGTCAGCCGTGCTATTTTTGATTACCGCCAGCGTAGCGGCAAACAGGTTTATCTTTCATGTGAGGATTTTGAGAGCGAATATTTTAAAGAGCGTTTCCCGAATATTTATAAATCACTCAATGATCTCGGATTTCATCTTCCTAAAGAGAGGGTTCCGATTTCTCCCGCTTTTCACTATGCCGTCGGAGGAATCAAAACGAATCTTGATGGAAGCGTTCCGGGCATAAGTGGGCTTTATGCCGCAGGAGAAGCGGCTTCGACCGGAGTACACGGGGCAAATCGTCTGGCAAGCAACTCGCTATTGGAAGGTTTGGTTTTTTCAAAAAAAGCGGCAGAGTCGATTCTTGAACATCCGCTTCACAG contains:
- a CDS encoding PAS domain-containing protein, whose protein sequence is MQKPTPVDEEYLFDGRAIVSETDLKGVITFANRKFCEISGYTVNELIGEPHNIIRHPDMPKAAFAQMWQTIQSGALWHGLVKNLRKDGRYYWVDTEVTPIYDENGKVKGYMAARKPASRKNIEETAALYQKMIEQEQ
- the uvrC gene encoding excinuclease ABC subunit UvrC, translating into MIEQIRGLPHQAGIYQYLDEKGRILYIGKAKNLSKRVKSYFNLTPSLSPKATLSLRIQKMLSETVGLHYIIVENEHDALILENSLIKQLKPKYNILLRDDKTYPYLYVDMDETYPRFELTRKIIKGKSIRYFGPFSVGARDILDSLYELLKLVQKKSCLKGKKGCLFYQMEQCLAPCEFPIPHETYLPMVTQGIEWIQNKRKLIKQLEAKMEFYAESLRFEEALVLRDRIDRITKSELTSQIDLASTENYDVFAIALNEVRACILRLFIREGKVASSTHDFIPITPYFSIDEAYERTLIGFYGNEKPPIIAPILTAHPFESNDWVQEHLTELFGKKAKIETPQRGAKKELIDLALTNAKELLRTPQPTNEHLLHSIQELLALDSLPRRIEVFDNSHHGGSATVGAMIVYENGRFDKKAYRTYHLHERDEYGQMREMLTRRIEAFEKNPPPDLWVLDGGATLRSLATDLLGSHGIHLDVIAISKEKIDAKAHRAKGSARDILHFAEEPLRLESSDKRLQFIQMLRDEAHRSAITFHKKTKLKIDQTSKLLAIHGISTPKIHRLLDYFGTFDAIAKSDFKTLSELIGAKDAENIQKYYRGNISK
- the nadB gene encoding L-aspartate oxidase, which translates into the protein MRYDVVIIGSGVAGLYAAIALPKNLKVLIINKSNPWECNTYYAQGGVTTAYNDQDIPSHVQDTLDAGAGMCNATAVQFMSESSQGVIRDLIERGFEFDKDDEGHLLYTKEAAHSRSRILHAGGDATGRHLHFFLLNQNSHPMLSDATVVDLLIENNQCCGVEVFSEGKRKTILSDNVIIASGGVGSLYEFHTNASTISGDLHGICIEKGIELESMEMMQFHPTVFVANDWARKQLLSEALRGEGAHVVDENGYRFLFEYDPRGELAPRDIVSRAIFDYRQRSGKQVYLSCEDFESEYFKERFPNIYKSLNDLGFHLPKERVPISPAFHYAVGGIKTNLDGSVPGISGLYAAGEAASTGVHGANRLASNSLLEGLVFSKKAAESILEHPLHSCSGDFCIGDEPLEIEGDKEKKDRLRRIMWENVSIKRTPDGLNAAYEAINEMLEGEVGRLLKLRLLTAQSIVASAQKRTESIGVHYIVEG